A stretch of the Pedobacter sp. MC2016-14 genome encodes the following:
- a CDS encoding DedA family protein has translation MQDFWNSLQHFIDPEKLLREGGFYVVMFVIFAETGLFFGFFLPGDYLLFLAGMFVATGKLDVNIFILILGLCIAAVLGNFTGYWFGRKTGPVLYDRKDTFFFKKRYLKAAEAYYNKQGAFALIMGRFVPIVRTFAPIIAGVVRLDFKRFAFFNISGAILWITSLTLLGYFLGKRFEKEITDYLLYIIIGFITITTIPVLYAFLKRRVVVKTVENEEIKNDKQ, from the coding sequence TTAGAGAGGGTGGCTTTTATGTTGTGATGTTTGTGATTTTTGCTGAAACGGGCCTTTTTTTCGGATTCTTCCTGCCCGGGGATTATCTTCTTTTTCTGGCAGGTATGTTTGTGGCTACAGGAAAGCTTGATGTAAACATATTCATTTTAATTCTTGGCCTGTGTATTGCAGCGGTTTTAGGAAACTTTACAGGGTATTGGTTTGGGCGTAAAACAGGGCCCGTGCTGTACGATCGTAAGGACACTTTTTTTTTTAAGAAGCGATATTTGAAAGCAGCTGAGGCATATTATAATAAACAAGGTGCGTTTGCATTGATTATGGGTAGATTTGTACCGATAGTAAGGACTTTTGCCCCTATAATTGCCGGGGTGGTGAGGCTTGATTTCAAAAGGTTTGCTTTTTTTAACATTTCTGGCGCAATATTATGGATCACATCTTTAACTTTGCTGGGATATTTTTTAGGTAAACGCTTTGAAAAGGAAATAACGGATTATTTATTATATATAATTATTGGATTCATCACGATAACTACCATTCCTGTGCTATATGCCTTTTTGAAAAGAAGGGTTGTGGTTAAAACTGTTGAAAACGAAGAAATCAAAAACGATAAACAATAA
- a CDS encoding inorganic diphosphatase yields MNQEDHHPWHKVSPGKTMPEFVNAIIEIPKGSKAKYEIDKDSSLIKLDRVLFSSVMYPANYGFIPQTYCDDNDPLDILVLCSVDVYPMTIIEAKVIGVMHMVDNGEQDDKIIAVAKNDMSVNYINDLADLPPHAMKEIVKFFQDYKALEEKQVTIEQLLGKRYAYKVIEESIELYNTTFRNNA; encoded by the coding sequence ATGAATCAAGAAGATCACCATCCGTGGCACAAAGTTTCTCCGGGTAAAACAATGCCGGAGTTTGTAAATGCAATTATAGAGATTCCAAAGGGATCTAAAGCGAAATACGAAATAGATAAGGATTCTAGTCTGATTAAACTTGACAGGGTTTTATTTTCATCTGTGATGTACCCTGCAAATTATGGTTTTATCCCTCAGACCTATTGTGATGACAATGATCCGTTGGATATTCTTGTTTTATGTTCTGTAGATGTTTACCCGATGACCATCATTGAAGCCAAAGTTATTGGTGTAATGCACATGGTTGACAACGGTGAGCAAGATGATAAAATTATTGCCGTAGCTAAGAACGACATGTCTGTAAATTACATCAATGATCTTGCAGATCTGCCTCCACATGCGATGAAAGAAATTGTAAAGTTTTTTCAGGATTACAAAGCGCTGGAAGAAAAACAAGTTACGATTGAACAGTTACTTGGAAAACGTTACGCATATAAAGTAATTGAAGAAAGTATAGAATTATATAATACTACTTTTAGAAACAACGCTTAA
- a CDS encoding hemolysin family protein, producing MFVLTSFDGFLPVSTLAFAAPDVPDTDSVGWRLVLALFLVLLNGFFVAAEFAIVKVRASQIEIKAKSGNRVGKMAKNIVHNLDGYLAATQLGITLASLGLGWVGEQVMHTIFLNLFDGFHLEVSSAFIHSAATVVAFSVITIMHIVFGELAPKSLAIQRPVATTLFVSVPLQIFYVVFKPFIWTLNRLASIILRPFGINTAGGHESLHSNEELQYLLDQGKESGALEDNEHELIKNVFDFNERVVKNIMVPRTKISGIELGTQKEEVINLIIAEGYSRMPVFDGIIDKIIGIIHAKDVLPLLASKKDWTLNDIIRKPYFVPETKKINDLLSELQQKRIQIAIVIDEFGGTAGMVTLEDIVEEIVGEIQDEYDEEKPTVEKISDTEFVINAYATVYDVNEYLPHDLPEDEDFDTVGGLVSHAFGKIPEVGDSEECYGYLFTILKKTEQNIETIKLELVIHKDDMVDNH from the coding sequence ATGTTTGTACTGACATCATTTGATGGGTTTTTACCTGTTTCAACATTGGCCTTTGCAGCGCCTGATGTCCCCGATACTGATTCGGTAGGATGGCGCCTGGTATTAGCATTATTTTTGGTGCTGCTAAATGGTTTTTTTGTTGCTGCTGAGTTTGCCATTGTAAAGGTTCGTGCATCGCAAATAGAGATTAAAGCAAAGTCAGGTAACCGGGTTGGTAAAATGGCCAAAAATATAGTTCATAACCTGGACGGTTACCTTGCTGCTACACAGCTTGGAATTACCCTGGCCTCTCTGGGTCTGGGTTGGGTTGGTGAGCAGGTAATGCATACCATATTCCTCAACCTGTTTGACGGCTTTCATTTGGAAGTAAGCAGTGCTTTTATCCATTCTGCCGCCACTGTTGTTGCGTTTTCTGTGATTACGATCATGCATATTGTTTTTGGGGAGCTAGCCCCTAAATCACTGGCCATTCAACGGCCTGTTGCTACTACCCTGTTTGTTTCAGTGCCGCTGCAAATTTTCTACGTTGTCTTTAAACCATTTATCTGGACGCTGAACCGCCTGGCATCAATAATTCTGAGGCCATTTGGTATCAACACTGCCGGGGGGCATGAGTCTTTGCATAGTAATGAGGAATTACAGTATTTGCTGGATCAGGGCAAGGAGAGTGGCGCACTTGAAGACAATGAGCACGAATTGATCAAGAATGTTTTTGATTTTAACGAGCGGGTTGTTAAAAATATAATGGTTCCGAGAACTAAAATTTCGGGGATTGAGTTGGGTACGCAAAAGGAGGAGGTTATCAATCTGATTATTGCTGAAGGCTATTCCAGAATGCCTGTATTTGATGGTATTATTGATAAAATTATTGGTATTATACACGCTAAGGATGTACTGCCATTATTGGCCAGTAAAAAAGACTGGACACTAAATGATATCATCAGAAAGCCTTATTTTGTTCCGGAGACTAAAAAAATCAACGACTTGTTGAGTGAGTTGCAGCAGAAACGCATTCAGATTGCCATTGTGATAGATGAATTTGGTGGTACTGCTGGTATGGTGACTTTGGAAGATATAGTAGAAGAGATTGTAGGTGAGATACAGGATGAATATGATGAGGAGAAACCTACCGTAGAAAAGATTTCTGATACTGAATTTGTGATCAATGCTTACGCTACTGTTTACGATGTAAATGAGTACCTGCCGCATGACCTGCCGGAAGATGAAGATTTTGATACCGTAGGTGGTTTGGTTTCGCATGCTTTTGGTAAAATCCCTGAAGTAGGCGATAGCGAGGAGTGCTATGGTTACCTCTTTACCATTTTAAAAAAGACCGAGCAGAATATTGAAACGATAAAACTGGAATTGGTTATCCATAAAGACGATATGGTTGACAATCACTAA
- a CDS encoding 16S rRNA (uracil(1498)-N(3))-methyltransferase, with protein sequence MHVFYTPDIQSDTYTLNEEESRHCAKVLRLGKGDKVTLIDGRGGLYDAEIVGETKRNITLSILNTTLNYQKRNHHLHIAIAPTKNIDRYEWFLEKVTEIGVEEITPIICERSERKVVKEDRLNKVITSAVKQSLQAYHPILNEAVSFKDFVQSASAAEKMIAHCVAGEPRQFIDQIAQPAKQYLILIGPEGDFSPAEIELALQNGFKPLTLGTTRLRTETAGLAACFEVNYLNR encoded by the coding sequence ATGCATGTTTTTTATACCCCCGATATTCAATCTGATACTTACACCTTAAATGAGGAGGAAAGCCGTCATTGTGCTAAAGTATTGCGCTTGGGAAAGGGTGATAAAGTAACTTTAATTGATGGCAGAGGTGGGCTTTATGATGCAGAAATTGTAGGCGAAACTAAAAGAAACATAACGCTTAGCATTCTAAATACCACGCTTAATTACCAAAAGCGTAATCATCATCTACACATTGCTATTGCACCCACTAAAAATATTGATCGTTATGAATGGTTTTTAGAAAAGGTAACGGAAATAGGGGTGGAAGAAATTACACCAATTATCTGCGAGCGTTCTGAAAGGAAGGTGGTAAAAGAGGATCGCTTAAACAAGGTCATTACTTCTGCCGTAAAGCAATCGCTCCAGGCCTATCATCCAATTCTTAATGAAGCGGTTTCATTTAAAGATTTTGTGCAGTCTGCCAGTGCTGCCGAAAAAATGATTGCCCATTGCGTAGCCGGTGAACCGAGACAGTTTATTGATCAAATTGCCCAGCCGGCAAAACAATACCTCATTTTAATTGGCCCTGAGGGTGACTTTAGTCCTGCTGAAATTGAATTGGCTTTGCAAAATGGTTTTAAACCTTTAACTTTAGGTACTACAAGGCTAAGAACGGAAACCGCCGGACTTGCCGCTTGTTTTGAAGTCAATTACCTAAACAGATGA
- a CDS encoding DUF4159 domain-containing protein, which translates to MKAKLLYLVSTTLIVLQSSFCIPTYKIAKLKYSGGGDWYANRTALPNLISYCNKNLLTNIAAEEAIAEPGSPELFNYPFIYMTGHGNVVFNDAEVANLRSYLISGGFIHIDDNYGLDKFVRREMKKVFPELSFEELPADHLLYRQKFKFPKGLPKIHEHDGKRPQGLALIWKGRIVCFYTYECDLGNGWEDAGTYPEDSVDKRTEALQMGANLIQYALTL; encoded by the coding sequence ATGAAAGCTAAGCTGCTTTATTTAGTATCAACAACGCTGATTGTTCTACAGAGCAGCTTTTGCATCCCTACTTATAAAATTGCCAAGCTTAAATATAGTGGAGGAGGGGATTGGTATGCCAATAGAACGGCTCTTCCCAACCTGATCAGTTACTGCAATAAAAACTTATTGACCAATATTGCTGCCGAGGAAGCAATTGCAGAGCCAGGCAGTCCTGAGCTATTTAATTACCCCTTTATTTACATGACCGGGCATGGCAATGTGGTCTTTAACGACGCTGAAGTTGCCAATTTGAGAAGTTATTTAATTTCTGGTGGTTTTATCCATATTGACGACAACTACGGCCTAGATAAATTTGTAAGACGGGAGATGAAAAAGGTTTTTCCTGAGCTTTCTTTTGAAGAACTTCCGGCAGATCATTTACTTTATCGTCAGAAGTTTAAATTTCCTAAAGGCTTGCCAAAAATCCATGAACATGATGGTAAAAGACCTCAGGGCCTGGCACTGATCTGGAAGGGACGGATAGTTTGTTTTTACACTTACGAATGCGATTTAGGCAATGGTTGGGAAGATGCCGGAACTTACCCCGAGGATAGTGTTGATAAGCGCACAGAGGCGCTGCAAATGGGTGCTAATTTGATACAATATGCTTTAACATTATAA
- a CDS encoding biotin/lipoyl-containing protein, producing MYKIKVNDQFNFEIENDQDALKVNGENVAMDIQQLAAGRFHFLYKHKSYTVELVSENSADKTAFVKVNGKDYQVALEDRFDLLLKQMGIDNFAAGKSAEIKAPMPGLVLNVLIVEGQEIKKGDNLIVLEAMKMENMLKSAADGIVKHVLVSQGDKVEKNQVLVTFF from the coding sequence ATGTACAAAATAAAGGTAAATGACCAGTTCAATTTTGAAATTGAAAACGATCAAGATGCTTTAAAAGTTAATGGAGAAAATGTGGCAATGGATATACAGCAGCTTGCCGCAGGCCGCTTTCATTTTTTGTACAAGCATAAATCTTACACGGTTGAATTGGTATCTGAGAATAGCGCGGATAAAACAGCTTTTGTAAAGGTAAATGGTAAAGATTATCAGGTTGCTCTTGAAGATAGGTTTGACCTGTTGTTAAAACAGATGGGGATTGATAATTTTGCTGCTGGAAAATCAGCAGAAATAAAAGCTCCTATGCCTGGCTTGGTATTAAATGTGCTTATTGTGGAAGGGCAGGAGATAAAAAAGGGTGATAACCTGATTGTTTTGGAAGCCATGAAAATGGAAAACATGCTTAAGTCTGCCGCCGATGGCATCGTTAAGCATGTTTTAGTTTCTCAAGGAGATAAAGTAGAGAAGAACCAGGTGCTGGTTACATTCTTTTAG